The following DNA comes from Polyangiaceae bacterium.
GTGATTCCGAACAACGTTTGCACCCTCTGTCTTACCGCGGCTGCTGGCACAGAGTTAGCCGGTGCTTGCTAAGGAGATACCGTCATCAGCTTGGATGTTAGCCAAGCCTTATTCTTCTCTCCCCACAGAGCTTTACGACCCGAGGGCCTTCATCGCTCACGCGGCGTCGCTGCGTCAGGCTTTCGCCCATTGCGCAAGATTCCCCACTGCTGCCTCCCGTAGGAGTCTGGACCGTGTCTCAGTTCCAGTGTGGCTGTTCATCCTCTCAGACCAGCTACCCGTCTTAGCCTTGGTGGGCCATTACCCCGCCAACAAGCTGATGGGCCGCAGGCTCATCTCTCAGCGCGAGCTTTCGTGAAGAGGCCCGCTTTGACCTCAAGACCAAAGGACTCGTGGTCTCATGCGGTATTAGCTCTCCTTTCGGAGGGTTATCCCCCACTGAGAGGTAGATGACCTACGTGTTACTCACCCGTGCGCCACTGTACCGGGGCCGAAGCCCTTTCTCGTGCGACTTGCATGTGTTAGGCGCGCCGCTAACGTTCGTTCTGAGCCAGGATCAAACTCTCCAGTTAGATCCTTCGGCAAACACGAACCGGCTAAGGTCGTGTCGCCATACTCATCACCTTCGGAAAACGTCGATTCGATTAGTTTCGACAATTTTACGAGGACCCACGCGATCTTTCGCGTGCGTCATAGAACTCAGTTTTCAAGGACCGAGGGAGGGGTCTCCCGAGCGGGCCGCGGAAGATACTCGCACCTAGAAACCAAGTCAACAACGAATCGTCGCCATCGACACGATTTCTTCGGCTTTCGGAAGGGACGCTTCCGATGCGGTTTTCCGAGGTATGCACCACTCTTTCTCGGAACTTGCGAACACGAGAAAGGGCAGTAGTCCGAGCCGACCGTGCAGCACGCTGCGAAGGTCCTGGCCCGCGTCTTCGGCGGGGGCCGAAGGGGCCCGGATATATGTCTCAGGCCGCCGCGATCCGCAAGAGAAAAGCATCGGCCAGGAGTCGTTTTGCGGACACCTGTGCAAGCGTTCGAAATTGCTGTGATTTTTTCGCGAATCGAGGGCGGGTGATAGGGTGCACGAGGGATGAATCTCCGGACCTTCGAATGGGCCCCCTGGCTCGCCGCCGCGCTTCTCGTTTCCCGCGCCACCGGCGCGAGCGAAGGCGCAGCGCGCTGCGGTGGTCCGGGACGAGTGCCTTGCCCACTTCAAGCGTGGATGCGGACTCACGTCGCAGCGCCGCTGGCCACGGGCAAGCTCGACGAGGTCGATCAGGCTTTGCAGCGGCTGGAGTCGCTCAATCCCGCGCCCGACAAGTGGCAGAACTGGTCGAAGATAGCACGCGAAGGCGCGAGCGCTGCGCGGGAGGGCGACGCGAAGGGCGCGCGTGCTGCGTGCGGACGCTGTCACCGTGCGTATCGACGCGCCTACAATCAGAACCATCGCGCGAGACGCGTCGACTGACGCTACGGTCAAAGCCGTCGCACGAACGACGGCTACATGCGAAAGACGGGGAGATCCTCTGCGTACCAGCGCCCAAGGCGCTCGCGCACGAGGTTCACTTCTGCCCCGGTGACCAACCGCACGCGATAACCGAGCTCGCCGCTGCCGAGATCTGCATCTGCGTAGCGCCCGAGCAACTCCAGCGGACACCAGCCACCGGCAAACCAAACGGCGTCCGGCTTGCGCTCACTGAAGGGGGACGTCTTGACCTCGACGCGCGTCCAGTTCCCCACAGCGAGGTACGCCGCGGGCACTTCCAGTCCAGCTTCCCAACACAGCTCGCGAATCGCTTCGCCCAATGCGCGGTGGGAGATCGCAAAGGCGTGGGTCGAAAGCTCGACCACGATGGCGTAGCCCTCCTCCAGCATGGCGATGGAAAAGCTCTTGCGGCTGCCGCGCACCAGCATCATGTGTGCGTCGTTCCAGCCCGGGATCGGACAGCCCCGCAGCGCACGGATCGCGAGCTGCCACTCGGCAGCGGCTACGCGAATGTCGAAGGGCTGGTGGGTTCCGGCGTAGTCCACGGTTTCGCCTTCGGCATCGACCAGAGCCGCCATCGGCGACCCCACGCTGTCGCACAGCTTGAGCAGGATGCCGCCGAAGGCGGAGGCGGCCTGGTCGCGCCCGGTCAGCGTGCGTTGGCGGGTTCTCATGGCACCACGGACACCAAGGACGTCAGCTGTTCCGCCGCGCGGTCGATTCCGACGGGCGCGCTGTTGATGAGCGATCTCTCCAAAGCGAGTTCGGCGGCACGCGCGCGGTCCGTGAGTGCCTCCTTGCGCAGCAGAGGCTCTGCCACTTCCGCTGGCACGCGATGAGCAGGAACGCGCTCCAACATCATGATCACGTGAAAGCCATGGCTGGTCTCCACGACCTCACTTTGAGCCTCTGGCGCCGGGAGGGCGCTAGCCGCTTCGGCGAACGGCAAATCGAGCCGCGCCACCGGCTCACCAGGGATCGGAGGACGCGCGGGCACGACGCGGCCGTCCTTCGCCACGGGATCCAGCCGTTCCACCCGCACTTCGATATCGCCTGCGGGCACTGCTTTCGCCTTGGCTTCGAAGTCGTCGGCCGTCGTCACGCCCGCCACCGCACTGCGAAGTCGTTCTGCGAGCGCGCGGGCCTTCTGGCGCAGTGCCGCGTCTTTCGCCAGGGCGACGACGTGAATCGTACGGGTCGCTTCGGGACGGTCGATATCGTACCAGCGGCGTTCGCGCACCGTCTGAATCTCCGCTTCCGTGGGCGGGCCTTCCATCGCAGCACGAGCCGCCAGATCTTCGAGGACGACGCGAGCGAGCGCGCCGCGCTCACCAACGCTCACCAACGCACGCGCCGACGGATCTTCTCGTACTGCCTGCGCGAAGAGGGCGTCGCGTACGAGCAAGGCGAGGGCCGCGCGGGGCGCCAAACCGCGCTCCTTCGCCACCCTCGCCACGGCGTCTGCGCTCACCTCCTCGGCCCCAACGCGAGCAACGATTCCGGGGGGCAATGCGCTGGAGGTTTCCACCGGTTGGCTGGGTTCGGTCCCGCATGCGCCCAGGAGCAACGATGCGGCAAACAGAGGCGCCCTCATCGCGAAACGGAGCGGGGCCGAACCACGTCGACCGCAGCCTTCAGAGTGAGTGCACCAACTACGAGCCAGTACAAGGCCGTGAGATCACGTCGCTCGGCCAGAGCGTCAACTCCTGCACCGAACGCAAACGCACTGCCCAAGAGCAGCACCACGCTGAGCGCATCCACGAGCCGTCCCATGATCACTTCCTGAGCACGCTCCAAACGAGTCCCAGCGCCAGAGCTAGCGTCAGGAACATGAACGCTCCAGAGCCGGAGGACAAGCGCTGGGCCGGGCTGCGTTCACCGCCGGTACCCCGGATCAACGCGATCTTCGCGCTAGTGCTCACCAACGCCACCGCGGCGACGAAGCTCACGGCATGCGCCAGAATTGCGTGGTCTTCACGCCGCACGCGCCAAGCCAGCAGAATGGGTACCAGCGCGCCGATCAGGCCGAGCAACAACATCACCCAGCTGCCGCGCGGCAGTGCGGCCCGCGGCTGAAGCGCCGGACCATCGATCGCGTTGGGGTCGTCCTCGGGAACGTGTTCCACCTTGCGCGAGCTGCCCCAGCCAAAGGCGAAGAGCGCCCATCCGATCGCACCGGACGCGGCACGGATGGGTTCGAGTCGTACCGGATCGAGTTCCTCCGAGGCGAGCAGCCACGTGACAGTGCACAGCGCGAGGTACAGAAACACTCCCACCCTGCGTCCCCACAGGGGTTGCGCCATGGCGATCAGCGGGCCGGCGACCAGGGCAACCAAGGCCAGCATCGCAAGCACGCGAGGCCACGTCGAAACGCCAGGTCGGTAGGCCACCAGCGCCACGGTCGCCACCCAGGCGTAGAGCCCGGGCAGCAGAACGTTGGTGAGGCCGACGGGCGTCTCGGCGCGGGCGACGCTCATACTCCGAACAGTACTCGCCAAGACCTATCAGTTAGCAGATTTGTGCTCTCGCTAGCGTTCCGAACTCCCGGCTGCCCCTGCACGACGGCGCAAGGCCAGGTATCCGAGCCCCGAAAGCAGCAGCGCGGCCAAGGCGACGGGCCACCCCGAAGCCACCGCCGAGCGCGAGGCCGGCCACGCAGCAACGATCCTCCGGGGACCGGGGGGCCGTGAGCGTTCGATCCAGGTGAACTCGCGGGTCACGCCGCCAGGCCGCTCCGCGTCCCCCGCCTCGGTGAGGGCCGCGAAGTTCGGGGGCTTGATCTTGACGTCCGTGATCTCCACTCCGGGGGGCTCTTGATAGTCGTCCTCGACTCGAAACGCGCCGTACTCGTGGGGATCCAGACGCAAATCGAAGACCCAGGTGACGTGAAGGTGGCGCGTTGGACCAGGAACCCAGCCTTCGGACTCGAGCCGCGCGAGCTCCCGCCGCTCCAGGGGTCGGCAGCGCACGTCGCTCAGCGAGGGTCCAGCGCAGACGGAAACCCGACGAAGCAGCGATGCCGTCCGCGCGTCCATCGCCGCGTTCGACTCGAGAGCGCTCACTTTGCGATCGCCGTCGCGATCTGCCGACGCGCGCGCCTGGTCGGCCAGGGTCGCCCCGAGTCCCACGCGATAGTGCAGCTGAATGGATGGGCCTGACAGATCGACCTGGATCTCGCGCTCGGCGGCGAGCTTCGGAAAGCGCAAGTGCGCCGCCGCCGGCAGCGCGAACCCGAGCAGCGTGAGACCGAGGCACCTGCGCGCCACGGCAGCAAGTCGACCGCGCCGAAGCGACGCGCCGAGCATCAACGTGAGTTTTCGACGAAGCTCAAGAAGGTGAGCACCGGGTGACCCGTGGCGCCTTTTGGATAGGTTCCCTTGGCGCGGTCGTAGAGCACCGGTCCGGCGATGTCGCAATGAATCCACGGCCCACTGACGAACTCGCGGAGAAACAGCGCGGCGGAGATGCTGCCACCCCAGCGCTCTCCGGTATGTTTCAAATCCGCCACGTCGCTCTTCAGCTGCTCGCGCAGATCCTCGAGCAGCGGCATGTGCCAGAACTGCTCGCCCGCGTCCGTCGCCGCCGCTTCGAAGCGCGTCACCAAATCGTCGTCGGCGGTGTAGAAAGCCGAACAGGTCTTGCCTAGGGCCACCATGCACGCGCCAGTCAGCGTCGCCGCGTCGATGATCGCATCGGGCTTGAGCTTGCTTGCGTACGCGAGAGCGTCAGCAAGCACGAGGCGCCCTTCAGCGTCCGTGTTGATGATCTCTACAGTCTTGCCCGAAAGCGATCCGAAGATGTCACCCGGTCGATAGGCGGCTCCGTCCGGCATGTTCTCGGCGGCCGCGATGATCCCGTGGACTTCCACGTCCGGGCGCACCGCACCGACAGCCGCCATCAGGCCGACCACCGCGGCCGCACCGCCCATGTCGCTCTTCATTTCGCCCATGCCCGGAGCGGGCTTGATGCACAGACCGCCGGAATCGAAGGTCAGGCCCTTGCCCACGAAGACCAGCTTCTTCTTGGCCTTTTTCGGCACATGGCTCATGTGAATGAAGCGCGGTTCGTTGGAGCTTCCCTGGCCGACGGCGTAGTGCAGCAGCATCTTGCGGCTCAGGATGCCCTTCTTGTCGAAGACCTGAATCTTGAGCTTTGCCTTCTTCGCAACCTTGCGACACAGCTCCGCTAGTGCTTCGGGATTGAGTTCATTGGGCGGCTCGTTCACGGCGTCGCGCGCAACGCACACGGCCTCAGCGACAGCCAGCCCTTGCGCTAGCGCCTTCTTCTGCGCGGCGCCGGTTCCCGCGGCATCGTAGAGCTTCACGCTTTGGAGCGCGGACTTGGGTGCGCGATCTCCGGTGAAGTAGCGGGTGAAACGATACGCCCCCAGCGCGGCACCTTCCGCCACCGCACGCAACTCCGCAGCTTCGGGGAGCACGAGGGCCAGGCTCTTCGCAGACGCCGCGTTGGCGTAGCGCGCCGCCGTTGCAGCGAAGGCGCGCACTTCCGAGCGACGCAACTGCGAGCCCTTGCCCACACCGATGACCAGTACGTGGCGAGGCTTGATCTTGCCCAGGGTGACGATGTCCAGGGTCTGATCGGCTTTGCCACGGAAGTCCGCGTGTTTGGCGTAGCTCAACAGCCCGCCGCCCAGAGCCTTGTCGATCTGCACAAGCTGCTTCTGCTTGTTCAGATCACTTTCGAATGCGTACACCGCCAGGACGTCGACAGCGGCTGCCGCCGCGGCGCCGCTTGCAAACTGGATGTTGAGGGACATGCCGAACGCTCCTCTGGTCTATTGGGTCGTGGTTCCGTGCCACGAGGGGGCGTGGATACTGCCATCGCGCGTCCGACCGGTTCAAGCGCCTTGCGGCCTGCACGGGCCCCACCTGGCGCCCGCGCCTGACCGAAATCGCGGGTTTTCGGGTGGCGCCTCGGGCAGACTCGCTTCGGCTTGAACGCCGCGACAGAACGTAGATTCATATCGTCTGTCCGGCGGAACCGCCGCCGGAGCCGCCCTCGGCACCTGTAGAAAGGTCGTAGCCATGACACAGCTTTCCTGGACTCCCCCGGACGCCACGCGTGCTGGAGCCACCCTCGAGACGTTCATCTTGGAAGGGATGTTCCACTCGCCGGGCGCCACTGGCACCTTCACGTCTTTGCTGAATCAAATTGGCTTGGCGGCAAAGCTAATTGCTCAGCGTGTACGGCGCGCCGGCCTCGCCGACGTCTTGGGTTGGACCGGCGACACGAACGTGCACGGCGAGTACGTCCAGAAGCTGGACATCATCTCCAATGAGACGTTCATCAACGTGCTCAAGCGTCGCGGTCATTGCATGGCCATCGCGAGCGAGGAACTCGATGACCCCGTGATCTTCCCGGAGGCGCGCGGCGGCTATTTGGTGACCGTCGACCCGCTGGACGGCTCCAGCAACATCGACGTCGACATCAGCATCGGAACCATCTTCGGGATCCAGAAGGTGGAAGAGAAGAAGATTACCGAAGCGTCCTTCTTGCGTCCTGGCAGAGAGTTGGCGGCGGCGGGCTACGTCATCTACGGATCCTCGACGGTGCTCGTGCTCTCCACGGGCCGCGGCGTGCACGGCTTCACATGGGATCCCGGCGCTGGCGAGTTCTTCCTCTCACACGAGAACATCCGCTGCCCCGAGAAGGGTTCCCTCTACTCGGTGAACGAGGGCAACGCTTCGCGCTGGACCCCAGGCGTCCAGCGCTGGAACGAGTTCATCAAGGCCATCGACAAGGATGACGGCCGCCCTTACTCCCAGCGCTACGTCGGTTCGCTGGTTGCGGACGCGCATCGCACCCTGCTCAAGGGCGGGATCTTCGCCTACCCCGCGGACACCAAGAGCCCCTCGGGCAAGCTGCGCCTGCTCTACGAGGCCAATCCCATTGCCTTCATCTTCGAGGCTGCGGGCGGCCGGGCCACGACGGGCAAACAACGGATCTTGGACGTCATCCCTGACGCGCTCCACCAGCGCGTTCCGCTGATCGTGGGTTCCGCTCGGGACGTCGAAACCTTCGAGCGCTTCGCCACCGAAGGGTGATCCCGCGCGACTGGCGCCTGGACCGAATCGGACGGGCGGCCGGACGCGCTTCGGGCTATTCTGTTCCCCATGTTT
Coding sequences within:
- the fbp gene encoding class 1 fructose-bisphosphatase → MTQLSWTPPDATRAGATLETFILEGMFHSPGATGTFTSLLNQIGLAAKLIAQRVRRAGLADVLGWTGDTNVHGEYVQKLDIISNETFINVLKRRGHCMAIASEELDDPVIFPEARGGYLVTVDPLDGSSNIDVDISIGTIFGIQKVEEKKITEASFLRPGRELAAAGYVIYGSSTVLVLSTGRGVHGFTWDPGAGEFFLSHENIRCPEKGSLYSVNEGNASRWTPGVQRWNEFIKAIDKDDGRPYSQRYVGSLVADAHRTLLKGGIFAYPADTKSPSGKLRLLYEANPIAFIFEAAGGRATTGKQRILDVIPDALHQRVPLIVGSARDVETFERFATEG
- a CDS encoding leucyl aminopeptidase; amino-acid sequence: MSLNIQFASGAAAAAAVDVLAVYAFESDLNKQKQLVQIDKALGGGLLSYAKHADFRGKADQTLDIVTLGKIKPRHVLVIGVGKGSQLRRSEVRAFAATAARYANAASAKSLALVLPEAAELRAVAEGAALGAYRFTRYFTGDRAPKSALQSVKLYDAAGTGAAQKKALAQGLAVAEAVCVARDAVNEPPNELNPEALAELCRKVAKKAKLKIQVFDKKGILSRKMLLHYAVGQGSSNEPRFIHMSHVPKKAKKKLVFVGKGLTFDSGGLCIKPAPGMGEMKSDMGGAAAVVGLMAAVGAVRPDVEVHGIIAAAENMPDGAAYRPGDIFGSLSGKTVEIINTDAEGRLVLADALAYASKLKPDAIIDAATLTGACMVALGKTCSAFYTADDDLVTRFEAAATDAGEQFWHMPLLEDLREQLKSDVADLKHTGERWGGSISAALFLREFVSGPWIHCDIAGPVLYDRAKGTYPKGATGHPVLTFLSFVENSR